The following DNA comes from Ooceraea biroi isolate clonal line C1 chromosome 11, Obir_v5.4, whole genome shotgun sequence.
ATCGGAGAACTGGATCTCAATATGTGTCGACAAATGAAAGATATCTGGGGATTCAGGGTGAATATTTTACGTACTTTTATGCAACGAATAtacaaaaaatgtatttttttcttgatattttatatgtaaatttcagATGACGCAAAGACTCGATATGTATGCTGAAGAACTTGCCGAGTTCGTAAAGCAGCGTggtaaacaaaattaaagacTACAAATGCATCTGGCATGCATTTTGCATATAAACTTATCACTAGAGATATCTGGTATATCATGTATATGCATTTATCTCGAAATCTatacattgtttaattaacTCTACACTGTTTATACATTCATAtgaatttattcaatattgttattaatgtttatgCACTATGCGCAGTCGAACTTTATAATGACAACTTGTATAATAAACTTAATTGAGACTtaacaagaattttatataattacaataagtAATTCAGAacgtaatgtaatattttgtcGATATCGTGAAAGATTTATTCACCGTATCTATatgctacttttataataaactttataaaGAGTAAAAAGTGTCACAAACGGTAGAAACAtgtttctataaaataaaaatattgttcatGTGTAATAAGATTCACATAAAACTGTACATTACAATAACCCTATTTTATGTCTTGTCTTCAAACttaaatttatcttcttaatattaatacattaatacttcatttcataaaataatttctagcaaattatttatattctacaATTATATACATCCATAAGATATACGTTacatttcataaattaaaatttactattTTGATTATCTATCCACTGTTTTTTGAGACaccaaaaatatattttactaaaatgttaGTTTAGTGCATATGAAGTATTTGTATCGTCCAAATGTGGAATctttaaatgtttatatatggcaacataaatatttaaacacgCTATCATATGAGATTTAGCTATTTGGTGTGTCTAACGCAGCATTATGcgtttgtttataataatgcaaGGCTTCTTGGTAAGCCTTCTTCACAGCTTTTCTGTCTGCAGGTTTACgtgattcaattaatttcgctTCATCCACTTCTTGCGACACTCCaagtttttctaatttttcccCTGGCAGCCATTGCCTGTAGaacgtttaatattatatgtaataaattttcatatattatggaaattgtttaatattattaaacaattttctgatttatcagataaattttctgaaatttatcTGATTATCacttatgaattattattattacaataatatatgaCATATTCCGCTggtaagaaataaaattcattaccATGTACGTTTTGTGTCAAAGAACAGCACAAGGAAGACGGGCTCTTTGAAATTATCACCTGGCGCAAGCGCTAGAACGTCATCGGGCGGTGCGGGAATTGGCACCCCTTTATATACAGTACCTCGGCGTGTTTTAGGATCAATAATCAGAGCTGGATACCAAGGATATCCTCGACACTTCGCCCACACGAGTTGCAAGCATTCCAAACCGTTACTAGCGCTCGCCTGTTTAttttcactctctttcttcgtATCCGGGGTCTCTTGTCGTTGTTTCTCCTCTTCTGGATTGGGGGTGGTGGATCTACTCGTAGGGCAGCTACTGCAACTCGACGATTGGCTTTCTGCTTCACCAATATCGCTGTCCATTGTACCACTCCTAGACATATTAAAACAGTTATGAACACGCGTGTAATCTTCAGCAACAATTATTTCATAACGATTAAGTTTCAatcaattaagaaataatttaaatagaaaatttaaatgattaaacttttaattaatttcaaaataacgatttatttgtatacaatcagctgttatatatatatatatatatatatataaataaaaaggaatatgATTATTATCTACCTGTATACTTTAAAACTATCACTTTGTTTCTTCCTATCATCTTCCGAGAGAAACATCTGACTGCTCCTAGCATTACGCGCTCTAGCCTTACGCGTAAATAGTACAGCCGTTCTCCTGTTTACACCACCACCGCCGACCTCCTTCTCGTTAGACTGCGACTCCGTTTCCGCGCGACTGCGACTGgatctctctcgttttctagGTTTTGGGCCAGCCTGTTCGGGTTCGGTGACCGGATCGAGGTCAGGATGGTCTTTGCGAACCTGCTCTATCAGGGCACTACCTTGCTCCTTCATTTTCATCCCGGCTCGATAAAACATAGTGTCCTTGCGATTGTATGCCAGGCAATTGTTCACCATCAAATTGAAATCAGCCTGGAATGCCGCGATAGTCTCGTACTCCTGCTTCTCCAATTTTGCCTGTAATAAAAAGATGATTTTGTCTTTTGTACCACGAACAATCTTTGATTGTAGAAGACGGGTGCGTGAAGAATACTATAATTACCTGCATAGTAGAAAGATCCATAGGATGCGACACTATTTCGAGATAATCCGGAACTTCTTTAGTATTGACTGGTTGTCCAAATACATCATTCACATCTTTCGCTTTTATCGCTTCTAGCAATGTACGCAAAATGCTCTCCAATGGTCGCAATTCGAACAACATACATTTCTCCTTTCTagaatcaatttttcaatcaaattaataattttctcggAAATAATGTACATTCCATATAATTCGTGTAAATACTAATTTACAACagctatatattttattattgcacagtgcataaatgtacatttgaaaataatattttcgtaaCACTTACACTTTCACGAGTTCCTTTTTCAATTTCTCACGTTTGCGTACTAGCTCGCACAGCAACCGTGCGCGTTCCAAATCTTGACGTAGGCATTGCCAGTATTTCAGCTGACGACACATTTCTCCCCGTAATTCATTATCATGTGTGGGTGAAGTAGAGTGTTCCACAAGCGGAGGAGGTCTAGATTGTGGATGTGAACTTTGCAGTCTTCTGAGAAGTGGTACACCATTTCTGTACTGCCGTTTTAGTGTCCAATAGGCGATTAGACGTTGTATCACTTgactctttttttctaatcCTTCAGCCAGACTAATAAAGTAAGCAGTTTATATAGTGACATGACTTTAACATTATCCATCATTCTATCTCTTTTGATACTTTCGTTAAAGCAAACAATCAATTGAAAAAGTGATAAAAAGTGTTCGAAACGGAAAATGACTTATTGGatcataaaatacataagaaaatataacagTCGTTACTTACTTAGCGATTTCTTGGATTCTCTCAGGTGGTATGGTGGGAATGGATATGACAGGCGCCGACGAACTCTTTTTATTCGCTATCGCTCGCCTCCTTGCATCCACGGGATTCGTGGAAGGCTGGTAATCAACGGGAGTATGTGCCTCGCAATAGGCAGTCTTTTGTACAAGCATTGGCTCGCCATTGGCAGGCTGTACTGTTCTCATACGCATGCATAGACCGGCTTGCTGGGCACAAGTCACGTGAAATGCCGCGTAGCAGTTGCTCTTGTGGCACTGGATGCATGCGCCTCTTCCCTTTTTCTTGCACACGCAGCAGATGAGCTTCCAGCGGGCTTGCGGAATGCTCTCTATGCTGTCGATGGGTTCCAAGAATACAGTGTTGGCGAATCTTACTTCTGGTATCCACAGAGCACAAACCACATGTGCCCACGTTGCCGAACGGTCAGTCTGCTTGAATGCACCACCTCTGTTCGGGCATAGAATACAATCCACAGCTCTAGATGGACTCTGCAGACACCTTCTACACAGCCATTGTCCTTCGGGTATATACGGCACGCCGTAACAATCTTGATGGACGGCAAGATTGCACATGTCACAAAACAGGATGGCATTACTATTCTGACATTCACCGTCCATGCAGATGCAGCAGACGGCGTCCTCGTCCGCAGCGACGCCACCTCCACCGTTGCTCTGTTGTTGAAAGTACGATTCTTTCTCCAGCCTGTCCATTAGCAGTTCGAAACTATCAGCCTCCAGTGTCTTCAGTCCAGAAGCTGTTCTTCTTTCATTCAACATAGACAACCACGTAGTGTCTTCCTCGTCCATATCGTATTCTACTTCTcctattaaagtaataatttaaggTGTTCATAGCGTTTCTTGTAATAAGATAGTCTTAAGTGTACCGTTTAGATACTAGTACTAACAATAAGCTATTTAACTTTAGATATTAAGCTATCTGATTGGCTAATAAACATCATATTTGAGATTTTAATATGAGAAGAACGATTATGAGTGCTGAATGTTAGTTTTCGAAAAGGAGAGGTTCCAATATATCGATACAATTTTatgatatgaaataatatagaaaatagaattttcataatacaaatattttacttaaaaataatattgcaacgTACCGTCAAGTTCTTCGCCACTGCGTTCCATAAATCTAATGTAAGAATTTGGTAGTGGCTCAGCTTTTCCCAGTTGTTCCTCATAGCCTTCTATTTCTCTAAATGTAGCGACAGGTAAAGTACtaagaatatttttgtctTCCTTCTCCTTTTCCAGCAATGCTGCGTTACTCTTTTGCATTAAACTTTTGTCATCCATACTCCCATCCATCGAGATTATAGGGATTGCATCTGAGATGGCTAACTTGACTGGTTTATTTGCATCCTCTCCTATAGGATGTACctatgaatataaattatgtatcataTTGAAA
Coding sequences within:
- the LOC105288230 gene encoding peregrin, producing MNTPQSNKKKGRSRIGVPNETMSPTNIETLSNQETAKFVLVHPIGEDANKPVKLAISDAIPIISMDGSMDDKSLMQKSNAALLEKEKEDKNILSTLPVATFREIEGYEEQLGKAEPLPNSYIRFMERSGEELDGEVEYDMDEEDTTWLSMLNERRTASGLKTLEADSFELLMDRLEKESYFQQQSNGGGGVAADEDAVCCICMDGECQNSNAILFCDMCNLAVHQDCYGVPYIPEGQWLCRRCLQSPSRAVDCILCPNRGGAFKQTDRSATWAHVVCALWIPEVRFANTVFLEPIDSIESIPQARWKLICCVCKKKGRGACIQCHKSNCYAAFHVTCAQQAGLCMRMRTVQPANGEPMLVQKTAYCEAHTPVDYQPSTNPVDARRRAIANKKSSSAPVISIPTIPPERIQEIANLAEGLEKKSQVIQRLIAYWTLKRQYRNGVPLLRRLQSSHPQSRPPPLVEHSTSPTHDNELRGEMCRQLKYWQCLRQDLERARLLCELVRKREKLKKELVKVKEKCMLFELRPLESILRTLLEAIKAKDVNDVFGQPVNTKEVPDYLEIVSHPMDLSTMQAKLEKQEYETIAAFQADFNLMVNNCLAYNRKDTMFYRAGMKMKEQGSALIEQVRKDHPDLDPVTEPEQAGPKPRKRERSSRSRAETESQSNEKEVGGGGVNRRTAVLFTRKARARNARSSQMFLSEDDRKKQSDSFKVYRSGTMDSDIGEAESQSSSCSSCPTSRSTTPNPEEEKQRQETPDTKKESENKQASASNGLECLQLVWAKCRGYPWYPALIIDPKTRRGTVYKGVPIPAPPDDVLALAPGDNFKEPVFLVLFFDTKRTWQWLPGEKLEKLGVSQEVDEAKLIESRKPADRKAVKKAYQEALHYYKQTHNAALDTPNS